One window of Methanobacterium alkalithermotolerans genomic DNA carries:
- a CDS encoding 4Fe-4S binding protein — MKDKDCGCEEIEKSRINKVSGIEESYNDSDCAGDGFEEVSNCGGGEKTLKKSCSDTQSQNDGCGCGVEENKSMEKESSLEEGCGSGCSCGWDKEYPDLSQVENPLEMKKMVDDVFIQKFEEYAHKLGISSIGYTSFNPDILIGDKKVYYPQAIVLTMPMDRKIIKTPPGEEAQSYNDAAYEKLGKITYKLSDYLRQKGYSTQVAHPYEALVDLSALGQKASMGLIGESGLLITPECGPAQKISAIFTTMENLPLREENPHTWIRDYCNRCGKCIKACPEKALIEKETCCGKEVILIQNQCIGCSKGCTYCIEDCPFDTKGYDHIKIRHDKLLSKLKEKNKVN; from the coding sequence TTGAAAGATAAAGACTGTGGATGCGAAGAAATAGAAAAATCACGGATAAATAAGGTTAGTGGTATTGAAGAATCTTATAATGATTCAGATTGTGCTGGTGACGGATTTGAAGAAGTATCTAATTGTGGCGGTGGAGAAAAAACACTTAAAAAATCATGTTCAGATACTCAATCACAAAACGACGGATGTGGCTGTGGGGTGGAAGAAAATAAATCCATGGAAAAAGAATCTTCTTTGGAAGAAGGTTGTGGTAGTGGATGTTCCTGTGGATGGGATAAAGAATACCCGGACCTATCACAGGTAGAAAATCCTCTGGAAATGAAAAAAATGGTTGATGATGTATTTATCCAGAAATTTGAAGAATATGCCCATAAACTGGGAATTTCCAGTATAGGATATACCTCCTTTAATCCAGATATTTTAATTGGAGATAAAAAGGTGTACTATCCCCAGGCCATAGTCCTCACCATGCCCATGGATCGCAAAATCATAAAAACACCTCCGGGTGAGGAAGCCCAGAGTTATAATGACGCGGCCTATGAGAAACTGGGTAAAATAACCTATAAATTATCTGATTACCTGCGACAAAAGGGCTACTCCACCCAGGTAGCCCACCCTTATGAAGCCCTGGTGGATTTATCTGCACTGGGGCAAAAAGCTTCCATGGGACTTATAGGTGAAAGTGGTCTTCTAATAACTCCAGAATGTGGCCCGGCACAGAAAATATCTGCCATATTCACCACCATGGAAAATTTACCCCTAAGGGAAGAAAACCCCCATACCTGGATAAGAGATTACTGTAATAGGTGTGGAAAATGTATCAAAGCCTGCCCGGAAAAAGCATTAATTGAAAAAGAAACTTGCTGTGGCAAAGAAGTAATTTTAATACAAAACCAGTGTATAGGTTGTTCTAAGGGGTGTACTTACTGTATAGAGGACTGCCCCTTTGATACAAAAGGATATGATCATATAAAAATCAGGCATGATAAACTTCTCTCAAAATTAAAAGAAAAGAATAAAGTAAATTAA
- a CDS encoding universal stress protein: protein MFEKILLPVDGSSVSLNAAKYAIMLAQAHGSFIYVLNVLESRPTSGVTMNILKKEGEEALEKVAQLFKKMETKPLKKEYMIKEGLASEEILNMARTGVDLIVIGGSGKHRLERFLLGSVAEKVVRDAKCPVLTVH, encoded by the coding sequence ATGTTTGAAAAAATTCTATTGCCTGTTGATGGTTCCTCAGTGAGCTTAAATGCAGCTAAATATGCTATTATGCTGGCTCAGGCCCATGGCTCTTTTATTTATGTATTGAATGTTCTGGAATCCCGGCCCACCTCCGGGGTAACCATGAATATCTTAAAAAAAGAAGGGGAAGAAGCCCTGGAGAAAGTAGCCCAACTATTTAAGAAAATGGAAACTAAACCCTTAAAAAAAGAATACATGATTAAAGAAGGTCTGGCTTCTGAGGAAATATTAAATATGGCCCGTACAGGGGTGGACTTAATTGTTATTGGTGGATCTGGAAAACACCGATTAGAGAGATTTTTACTGGGTAGTGTGGCTGAAAAAGTGGTAAGGGACGCTAAATGCCCGGTTTTAACCGTGCATTAA
- the arsB gene encoding ACR3 family arsenite efflux transporter, translating into MANRSIKSKNLSFFEKYLTVFVFACIILGILLGRSVPEMALTLDSYTVFNVSIPIAIALFFMVYPIMVKIDFGQVLKAAKTPRPVGLTLFLNWVVAPLSTFLIAWFFLGYLFVGFLPGTEIIATGQQIELWRSYLAGVIILGIAPCTAMVLMWNYLARGNDGLTLIMIAVNSLVMVVVYAPLASFLSGISQVPLPWETIAFSVAIYVFFPLVSGYYTRRWIIKNRGWEWFEKKFLRFIQPVSIIALLATLILLFTFKGEVIVDNPLTIFWIAVPIFVNAIFVYALSYFFLARKLKLSYEDAAPASMIGASNHFEVAIATTILIFGLGSGAALATVVGVLIEVPLMLMLVAISKKYCGLYAECHLGEEQCPVNKETALTCKEEEESISCNIDKSD; encoded by the coding sequence ATGGCCAATAGAAGCATAAAAAGTAAAAATTTATCCTTTTTTGAAAAATACCTTACAGTATTCGTATTCGCCTGTATCATACTGGGCATACTACTAGGCCGAAGTGTCCCGGAAATGGCCCTGACCCTGGACTCCTACACGGTATTCAACGTTTCTATACCTATAGCTATAGCCTTATTTTTCATGGTATACCCTATCATGGTTAAAATAGACTTTGGACAGGTTCTAAAGGCGGCTAAAACACCACGCCCGGTAGGCCTGACTCTGTTTTTAAACTGGGTGGTGGCCCCCCTTTCCACCTTCCTCATTGCCTGGTTCTTCCTGGGATACCTCTTTGTGGGTTTTTTACCGGGAACAGAGATAATAGCCACCGGGCAGCAGATAGAACTCTGGCGCAGTTACCTGGCAGGGGTAATAATCCTGGGAATAGCTCCCTGCACCGCCATGGTTTTAATGTGGAACTACCTGGCCCGGGGTAACGACGGACTAACTCTCATTATGATAGCAGTAAACTCCCTGGTAATGGTAGTGGTATATGCTCCACTGGCCAGCTTCCTATCAGGAATATCCCAGGTACCCTTACCCTGGGAAACCATAGCCTTTTCAGTGGCCATATACGTATTCTTCCCTCTGGTAAGTGGATATTACACCCGTAGATGGATAATAAAAAACAGGGGATGGGAATGGTTTGAAAAAAAATTCCTGCGATTTATACAGCCCGTGAGCATAATAGCCCTTCTAGCCACACTAATACTCTTATTCACTTTCAAAGGCGAAGTAATAGTGGACAACCCCTTAACCATATTCTGGATAGCAGTACCTATCTTTGTAAATGCCATCTTTGTATATGCCTTAAGCTACTTTTTCCTGGCCCGGAAACTGAAACTATCCTATGAGGACGCTGCTCCAGCCTCTATGATTGGGGCTTCCAACCACTTTGAAGTGGCTATAGCCACTACCATACTCATTTTTGGTCTGGGATCAGGAGCAGCCCTGGCCACCGTGGTAGGGGTTTTAATTGAAGTACCACTCATGCTCATGCTGGTGGCCATATCCAAAAAATACTGCGGACTTTACGCGGAATGTCACCTGGGTGAAGAACAGTGCCCTGTAAACAAAGAAACTGCCCTTACCTGTAAGGAAGAAGAAGAGAGCATTAGCTGTAATATTGATAAATCAGACTAG
- a CDS encoding ArsR/SmtB family transcription factor, giving the protein MKSCATDESSAEKLIKLRQGLPSDENLYATAEVLKALADPTRLKILHLLKNGELCACEIIEVLDKPQPTVSHHLTLLKNAGFLKWRKEGVWIHYQLSHPDIMELVDQIMNNIH; this is encoded by the coding sequence ATGAAATCATGTGCTACTGATGAGAGTTCTGCTGAAAAACTGATAAAACTAAGACAGGGCTTACCCTCAGACGAAAATTTGTATGCAACTGCTGAGGTTTTAAAGGCCCTGGCAGATCCCACCCGCCTTAAAATACTGCACTTACTAAAAAACGGTGAACTATGCGCTTGTGAAATAATTGAGGTACTGGATAAACCCCAGCCCACCGTATCCCATCATCTAACTTTATTAAAAAATGCAGGATTTTTGAAATGGCGAAAAGAAGGAGTATGGATACATTACCAGCTATCCCATCCAGATATCATGGAACTTGTAGACCAGATTATGAATAATATCCATTGA
- a CDS encoding GIY-YIG nuclease family protein, translating into MKGTYCLIIENKKECDLTVGKKGNFHFEKGFYVYVGSALNSLPGRIKRHLSSSKKLFWHVDYLLAAPHTRVIEVVFASNPHKVECAISSNISLKSKEIPGFGSSDCRCKSHLFYFKDSTESIKICKDSFLKNKLVPQDLSQLSLK; encoded by the coding sequence ATGAAAGGAACTTACTGCTTGATTATTGAAAATAAAAAAGAATGTGACCTTACTGTAGGAAAAAAGGGTAATTTTCATTTTGAAAAAGGTTTTTATGTCTATGTAGGATCTGCCCTTAATTCATTGCCAGGCCGCATAAAAAGACATCTTTCCTCATCCAAGAAATTATTTTGGCATGTGGACTACCTTTTAGCTGCACCTCACACCAGAGTAATAGAAGTAGTGTTTGCCAGTAACCCCCATAAGGTGGAGTGTGCTATCTCAAGTAATATATCCCTGAAATCTAAAGAAATACCTGGATTTGGTTCATCAGATTGCCGTTGTAAATCTCATCTATTCTATTTTAAAGATTCAACAGAATCAATTAAAATCTGTAAAGATTCATTTTTAAAAAATAAGTTAGTTCCACAGGATTTATCCCAGTTATCCCTGAAATAG
- the cfbC gene encoding Ni-sirohydrochlorin a,c-diamide reductive cyclase ATP-dependent reductase subunit, producing the protein MSKTKRIAIYGKGGIGKSTIVSNIAGAYSEDKKVLVIGCDPKADTTRTLYGSRLPTILNIIKEKRNAGRKDVIFSGFNQVMCTESGGPEPGVGCAGRGVIVAMSLLERLNVFEEDLDVVIYDVLGDVVCGGFAVPLREDYADEVYIVTSGEYMALYAANNISRGIKKLKSRLGGIICNCKGLDNEEEVVSRFARKIGTKVIGVIPRNQLVQKSEYDAKTVMEKFPDSDMAEMYRELSRAIYKNSDFILPTPLEDEEFEEFFQKL; encoded by the coding sequence ATGAGTAAAACCAAACGTATAGCCATTTATGGCAAGGGAGGTATTGGTAAATCCACCATTGTATCCAATATAGCCGGAGCCTACAGTGAGGATAAAAAGGTTCTGGTAATAGGATGCGACCCCAAGGCAGACACCACCCGTACCCTCTATGGCTCCCGACTGCCCACCATATTAAACATCATCAAAGAAAAAAGGAATGCTGGAAGAAAGGATGTTATATTCAGTGGATTTAACCAGGTGATGTGCACCGAAAGCGGCGGTCCAGAACCTGGTGTGGGCTGTGCTGGTAGAGGAGTTATTGTGGCCATGAGTCTTTTAGAGAGGCTAAATGTCTTTGAAGAAGACCTGGATGTGGTTATCTACGACGTACTGGGTGATGTGGTCTGTGGGGGGTTTGCAGTTCCTTTAAGGGAAGACTATGCTGATGAAGTTTACATCGTAACTTCTGGAGAGTACATGGCCCTTTATGCGGCTAATAATATCTCCAGAGGTATAAAAAAATTAAAAAGCCGTCTGGGAGGCATAATCTGCAACTGTAAAGGTCTGGATAATGAGGAAGAGGTGGTATCACGTTTTGCCCGGAAAATAGGCACCAAAGTAATCGGAGTTATACCCCGCAACCAGCTGGTCCAGAAAAGTGAATATGATGCTAAAACGGTGATGGAGAAGTTCCCAGATTCAGATATGGCGGAGATGTATCGTGAACTCTCCCGGGCCATTTATAAAAATTCAGATTTCATCCTCCCCACTCCACTGGAAGATGAGGAATTTGAAGAGTTTTTTCAGAAACTTTAA
- a CDS encoding CBS domain-containing protein gives MIEIQDAMQKEVITFKEADKISEVSKTLRDHKISGAPVVDDKWKVVGILSEGDIMRLLEVHSPNLNLILPAPLDLIELPVRMKYEFDEIAAGINKAAVEKVSSIMTRKVITITPDKSISDAAELMDQHQINRLPVVDEENKLVGILTRGDIIGAMVKSNE, from the coding sequence TTGATAGAAATTCAAGATGCCATGCAAAAAGAGGTAATAACCTTTAAAGAGGCAGATAAGATTAGTGAAGTTTCTAAAACTTTAAGGGATCATAAGATTAGTGGGGCCCCGGTGGTGGATGATAAGTGGAAAGTTGTGGGTATACTCAGTGAAGGGGATATTATGCGGCTTTTAGAAGTCCATTCTCCTAATTTAAATCTTATCTTACCTGCACCGTTGGATTTAATTGAATTACCAGTGCGCATGAAATACGAATTTGATGAGATAGCAGCAGGAATAAATAAAGCTGCAGTGGAGAAGGTCTCATCCATCATGACCCGGAAGGTGATCACCATTACTCCTGATAAATCCATTTCTGATGCAGCCGAACTCATGGATCAACACCAGATTAACCGCCTTCCAGTTGTGGATGAAGAGAATAAACTGGTTGGTATTCTCACCAGGGGAGATATTATCGGTGCTATGGTGAAATCTAATGAGTAA
- a CDS encoding peptidase U32 family protein: MVELLSPAGNFTSLSSALKNGADSVYIGIQGFNMRAHSTNFSLSELEKAVNMTHKHESRLYVCTNTMMRNQDLDGLEKMLPGVVESGVDALIVSDLGALELIRDHHLEAHYSVQGNASNTRTLHTLKKLGVKRAILSRELSLDEIKQISSKSPLEIEVFIHGAQCMALSGRCFLSSYLYQKNANCGECLQPCRKVWKMECEDGSKLILEKEDNMTHFLSPRDMCMIEYIPELMESGVAAFKIEGRARSADYVGEVTRVYQEAINTYHNGWSFKSQWLDDLKNVFNRGFDQGFYFQKPLQDSPSNQSPYIKKDVGEVVNYFSQVKAAEVRLWSDLKLGDELIIQGPTTGFVKQKAESMQIEGLDITKAIKGQNVGLKVDEKVRSGDLVYKKVKR, from the coding sequence ATGGTGGAACTATTATCTCCTGCAGGTAACTTCACATCCCTCAGCTCCGCCCTAAAAAACGGGGCTGATTCGGTTTATATTGGTATACAGGGATTCAATATGAGGGCCCATAGCACCAACTTTTCTCTAAGTGAACTGGAAAAGGCGGTTAATATGACCCATAAACATGAATCCAGGCTGTATGTGTGCACCAATACCATGATGAGAAACCAGGATTTGGATGGGCTGGAGAAAATGCTACCTGGTGTGGTTGAATCCGGGGTGGATGCTCTTATTGTATCTGACCTGGGGGCACTGGAATTAATCCGGGATCACCACCTGGAGGCCCACTATTCAGTTCAGGGCAATGCATCCAATACCCGCACCCTGCACACCTTAAAAAAACTGGGTGTTAAAAGGGCTATTCTATCCCGGGAACTATCCCTGGATGAAATAAAACAAATAAGTAGCAAATCCCCACTGGAAATAGAAGTATTCATTCACGGGGCCCAGTGTATGGCCCTATCTGGACGCTGTTTTTTAAGTAGCTACCTGTACCAGAAAAATGCTAATTGTGGGGAATGCCTGCAGCCCTGCCGTAAAGTGTGGAAGATGGAGTGTGAAGATGGTAGCAAACTTATATTAGAAAAAGAGGATAATATGACTCATTTTTTGAGTCCCCGGGATATGTGCATGATTGAATACATACCGGAGTTAATGGAGTCAGGGGTAGCTGCTTTTAAGATAGAGGGGCGGGCTAGAAGTGCAGATTATGTAGGGGAGGTCACCCGGGTTTACCAGGAAGCAATTAATACTTATCATAATGGATGGTCCTTTAAAAGCCAATGGTTAGATGATTTAAAAAACGTATTTAACCGGGGCTTTGATCAGGGCTTCTACTTCCAAAAACCCCTGCAGGATAGTCCCTCCAACCAGTCACCCTATATAAAAAAAGACGTGGGTGAAGTGGTCAATTATTTCTCCCAGGTAAAAGCAGCAGAAGTAAGATTATGGTCTGATTTAAAACTAGGAGACGAACTTATTATTCAGGGCCCCACCACCGGATTTGTAAAACAAAAGGCAGAATCCATGCAGATAGAGGGATTAGATATTACAAAAGCTATAAAAGGACAAAATGTGGGCTTAAAGGTGGATGAAAAGGTACGGTCAGGGGATTTAGTTTATAAAAAAGTTAAAAGATAA
- the purF gene encoding amidophosphoribosyltransferase translates to MQDKCGIVGIYSHNDSKNVASPIYFGLYALQHRGQESAGISTHNGQDLNTYRGMGLVCDVFNNGKVDELEGQVGIGHVRYSTTGSSLLENSQPFFSEFQGGNIAIAHNGDIINSMELRQELKAQGHQFRSTTDSEVICHMLSREYIKNQDMIECIKAVTRQLIGSYSMVVLVNCDLYVVRDPLGMKPLALGQKEDLNMVASETVAFDVIGAKLLRDVEPGEIILLNDKITSYKMDTSWIKRAHCMFEYVYFARPDSIIDQRDVYQVRLNIGKALHQEFPAKADVVMPVPDSAITAAIGYSRASGLPYGEGLIKNRYIGRTFIMPTQGERETSVKLKMNPIISELEGKSIVLLDDSIVRGTTSKSLIDVLKQTGVKEIHLRIGCPPIISPCYYGVAMATKKELIAANHSVQEIKESLGVDSLGYLSLESLIKCIGIDKEQLCTGCLDGEYPTELPRDLELYESCRC, encoded by the coding sequence TTGCAAGATAAGTGTGGTATTGTAGGTATATATTCTCATAACGATTCAAAAAACGTGGCTTCCCCTATATATTTTGGTCTCTATGCTCTACAGCATCGGGGACAGGAATCTGCAGGGATATCCACCCATAATGGTCAGGATTTAAATACCTACCGGGGCATGGGTCTGGTGTGCGACGTTTTTAATAATGGAAAAGTGGATGAATTAGAAGGTCAGGTGGGTATTGGTCATGTAAGATATTCCACCACAGGCAGCTCACTTCTGGAAAATTCACAACCTTTTTTTAGTGAGTTCCAGGGTGGAAATATAGCCATTGCCCATAATGGCGATATAATTAATTCCATGGAACTCCGCCAGGAGTTAAAGGCCCAGGGCCACCAATTCCGATCCACCACAGATTCAGAAGTAATCTGTCACATGTTAAGTCGGGAATACATCAAAAATCAGGATATGATTGAATGTATAAAGGCTGTTACCCGGCAATTGATTGGATCCTATTCCATGGTAGTGCTGGTTAACTGTGACCTTTACGTGGTCCGGGACCCTCTGGGTATGAAACCACTGGCCCTGGGCCAGAAAGAGGATTTAAATATGGTGGCCTCAGAAACAGTGGCCTTTGATGTAATTGGGGCTAAACTACTACGGGATGTGGAACCTGGTGAAATCATACTGCTCAATGATAAAATCACCAGTTATAAAATGGACACCTCCTGGATTAAAAGGGCCCACTGTATGTTCGAATATGTGTACTTTGCCCGACCAGACAGCATCATCGACCAGAGAGATGTTTATCAGGTGCGCTTAAATATAGGTAAAGCTCTGCATCAGGAGTTCCCGGCCAAGGCCGATGTGGTGATGCCGGTACCGGATTCTGCCATTACCGCCGCTATAGGATATTCCCGGGCTTCAGGACTACCCTATGGTGAAGGACTAATCAAGAACCGTTACATTGGAAGAACATTTATCATGCCCACCCAGGGTGAAAGGGAAACCTCGGTAAAACTCAAGATGAACCCTATAATCTCTGAACTGGAAGGTAAAAGTATAGTGCTTTTAGATGACAGTATAGTAAGAGGAACCACCTCCAAGTCATTAATTGATGTACTAAAACAAACCGGAGTAAAAGAAATTCACCTGAGAATAGGGTGCCCTCCCATAATCTCCCCCTGTTACTATGGGGTGGCCATGGCCACTAAAAAAGAATTAATTGCGGCCAATCATTCAGTTCAAGAAATTAAAGAGTCACTGGGTGTGGATTCACTGGGATACCTTTCCCTGGAATCCTTAATTAAATGCATTGGCATTGATAAGGAACAGCTATGTACCGGATGTCTGGATGGGGAATACCCTACTGAACTTCCCCGGGACCTGGAACTCTATGAATCCTGCCGATGTTAA
- a CDS encoding toprim domain-containing protein, whose amino-acid sequence MDNKSPIDVRIIVEGASDVESVSRAMQDVALGAEYHITISSIIPTTSIDIARKAVQGADVVLIATDVDGPGRDLAEKFQKSLKDEVGHLERMKFPYGHDVEYIDPGIISEEIKNAIIRAGLLSIANIRDFRQLEDQFMESHHKMQELSRENNNLLNENQSLLDKMEEFSISNEELLQESDKLKIELENIKGDYNKLNSQYTSILNKNLFEVFSITKLWREAFDEDLKDLEHITFATNQFKPDNIIVGQGSISARSKDKAIEWLKVIRTALIFMDPKSEELKNDLDEENDNLENQFQNIWE is encoded by the coding sequence ATGGATAATAAAAGCCCTATTGATGTGAGAATAATTGTGGAAGGCGCTTCTGATGTGGAAAGTGTTTCACGGGCCATGCAGGACGTGGCACTAGGCGCAGAGTATCACATTACCATTTCTTCCATCATCCCCACCACCAGTATTGATATTGCCCGTAAGGCGGTTCAAGGAGCTGACGTGGTATTAATTGCCACTGATGTGGATGGTCCTGGAAGAGATCTGGCTGAAAAATTTCAAAAATCCCTTAAAGACGAAGTGGGACACCTGGAAAGGATGAAATTTCCCTATGGACATGATGTGGAGTACATAGATCCCGGGATAATTTCAGAAGAAATTAAAAATGCCATCATTAGGGCGGGTTTGTTATCTATTGCTAATATTAGGGATTTCAGACAACTGGAAGACCAGTTCATGGAATCTCACCATAAAATGCAGGAATTATCACGGGAGAATAATAATCTACTTAATGAAAACCAGTCCCTATTAGATAAAATGGAAGAATTTTCTATCTCTAATGAGGAACTTCTACAGGAATCTGATAAACTTAAAATTGAACTGGAAAATATTAAAGGAGATTATAACAAGTTAAATTCTCAATACACCAGTATTTTGAATAAAAATTTATTTGAAGTTTTTTCTATTACAAAGCTTTGGAGAGAAGCTTTTGATGAAGATTTAAAAGATTTAGAACATATTACTTTTGCAACTAATCAATTTAAACCAGATAATATTATAGTGGGTCAGGGCTCCATAAGTGCCCGGTCCAAGGATAAGGCCATAGAATGGCTCAAGGTTATTAGAACCGCCCTTATTTTCATGGATCCAAAATCTGAAGAACTAAAAAATGATTTAGATGAGGAAAATGATAATCTGGAGAATCAGTTCCAGAATATTTGGGAATGA
- a CDS encoding 50S ribosomal protein L37e: protein MKGTPSFGKRNKKSHIRCRRCGRNAYHVRRKVCASCGFGKSKRVRRYSWQNKKISGQRLK from the coding sequence ATGAAAGGTACACCCTCATTTGGTAAAAGAAATAAAAAGTCCCACATTAGATGTCGAAGATGTGGTAGAAACGCTTATCATGTTCGCCGAAAAGTTTGTGCTTCCTGTGGTTTTGGTAAATCCAAAAGAGTAAGGAGATACAGCTGGCAAAATAAAAAGATATCCGGTCAAAGGTTGAAATAG
- a CDS encoding LSm family protein: protein MNAQKVNVQRPLDALGKSLNSPVLIKLKGDREFRGVLKSFDLHMNLVLNDAEELEKGEVTRRLGTVLIRGDNIVYISP, encoded by the coding sequence ATGAATGCACAGAAAGTGAATGTACAAAGGCCACTTGATGCATTAGGCAAATCTTTAAATTCCCCGGTACTAATCAAACTGAAAGGTGACCGAGAATTTAGAGGAGTTTTAAAGAGTTTCGACTTACATATGAACTTGGTATTAAATGATGCTGAAGAATTAGAAAAAGGTGAAGTGACCCGCAGATTGGGCACAGTTCTAATCCGTGGAGATAACATAGTATATATATCTCCCTGA
- a CDS encoding DUF1947 domain-containing protein yields MKVKKRYYLQKKKLKDIKKDLGDYSVLIPSKAKVELLETEECPVILVDGQPLIMILDDQPFPTLKGALTMDLDFNYVVVDMGAVKFMANGADVMSPGVVDADPDIKEGDTVVIVDETHKKPLAIGSSIISGKEMVENTKGKAVKTIHFIGDKIWELE; encoded by the coding sequence TTGAAAGTTAAGAAAAGATATTATCTCCAGAAGAAAAAATTAAAAGATATAAAAAAGGATTTAGGTGATTATTCTGTCTTAATTCCATCTAAAGCCAAAGTAGAGCTTTTAGAAACAGAAGAGTGTCCAGTTATACTGGTTGATGGTCAGCCCCTGATTATGATACTGGATGATCAGCCATTTCCTACCTTGAAAGGAGCTCTCACCATGGATTTAGATTTTAACTATGTGGTGGTGGATATGGGGGCAGTGAAATTCATGGCCAATGGGGCAGATGTTATGAGTCCTGGTGTGGTGGATGCTGATCCGGATATAAAAGAAGGGGACACCGTGGTTATTGTGGATGAAACCCATAAAAAACCACTGGCTATTGGTAGCAGTATAATAAGTGGAAAGGAGATGGTGGAAAACACTAAAGGAAAAGCAGTAAAAACCATCCATTTTATTGGGGATAAAATATGGGAATTGGAATAA
- the arfB gene encoding 2-amino-5-formylamino-6-ribosylaminopyrimidin-4(3H)-one 5'-monophosphate deformylase codes for MVKLRWEAGNVISPQVHHIGILALGSHLENHGPALPIDTDAKIASYIALEASLLTGAKFLGVLYAATEFPYIPHGIHVEVKELVNNRLKPTLKSAKKCLNLKSVVLVNGHGGNVPICDFIEELEEELDLEIVFNNRMVEIEGPHAGSGELSVGTILGITRTSQLKDNFNLDDYPEVGMCGFKKARQEDEGIDEGAREVEKEGIYVDPILGQSLLDKAIKDIVKDVKKLLEEEDM; via the coding sequence ATGGTTAAACTACGCTGGGAAGCAGGTAATGTTATATCTCCCCAGGTGCATCACATCGGAATTTTAGCACTGGGTTCCCATCTGGAAAACCATGGCCCGGCACTGCCCATTGATACTGATGCTAAAATAGCCTCCTACATTGCCCTGGAAGCATCCTTATTAACCGGGGCTAAATTTTTAGGAGTTTTATATGCTGCTACTGAATTTCCTTATATCCCCCATGGAATCCATGTGGAGGTAAAAGAACTGGTAAATAACCGGCTAAAGCCCACTTTAAAATCTGCAAAAAAGTGCCTTAACTTAAAATCGGTGGTGCTGGTTAATGGACATGGAGGTAATGTCCCTATCTGCGACTTTATAGAGGAACTGGAAGAAGAATTGGATCTGGAAATAGTTTTTAACAACCGCATGGTGGAAATAGAAGGCCCTCATGCCGGTTCAGGAGAACTATCTGTTGGTACTATTTTAGGAATAACCCGTACCTCCCAATTAAAGGATAACTTTAATCTGGATGATTATCCAGAAGTGGGGATGTGTGGTTTTAAAAAAGCCAGACAAGAAGATGAAGGAATAGATGAAGGGGCCCGGGAAGTTGAAAAGGAAGGAATTTATGTGGACCCCATTTTAGGCCAATCCCTGCTGGATAAAGCTATAAAAGATATAGTAAAAGATGTTAAAAAACTCTTAGAAGAAGAGGATATGTAA